ATAGCGAAACGAACACTCACATTTTTTCCGGTTACCAATATCAATTGATTCTCAATAGTAAGTTCTCTAAAAGGAGCAGGAAGATCATTTTCTTTGATCATTTTAAAAATCTTATCGTTATAGTCCGTTTCTTTTTCCTTTTTGTTAACCGACATTGAAAACATTCTGTCTAAAGAATTCATCAGAATTTCAAAAATTTCTTTTTTCATAGTAATATATTTTAAATAATTAAGTGTTTTCTAAGTTAGAACAAAAAACTTTTCAAAACCAAAACCAACTAAAAATCAATCAATTAAAATACAATCAAGAATATTTTCAATACAAAACAACAAACACACACAAATTTCATAAAACAAAAAAAATGACTTGATTTTTTCAAGTCATTTTTTCATCAAACAAGTTCAATAACAAAAATTCACAGCAAAGCTGATTCACTATTGACCATTCACTTATTATTACAGTTGAACCAATTCAGTCACCTCCACATCATAACCTCCAACCTGAGGTTTGATATTTGGGTTCTGAGTGATTACTTTAAATTTATTAATTCCGAGATTTTTCAGAATCTGCGTCCCGATTCCGTAATCTCTGTAATTGTACGCTAAAGTAGGATGCTGCTCCTGCCCGTCCTGATAGTTCAGGAACTGCTGAAGCTTTCTCAGTGTATTTTCAGAGTTGGAAACGTTATTGATGAAGATAATTGCTCCTTTTCCGGCTTCATTTACCATGTTGGTCACTTTTTCCAGTAAAGGTTTTTCACCGTTATTCAGTCTGGTCAGAACATCAAAATAAGAATCAGAAGACTGAACTCTTACCAAAACAGGCTCATCAACGGTCCATGCCCCTTTTGTTAGAGCAAAATGGATCTGATCGTTTGAAGTTTCCCTGAAAGCAAAGAAATCATAATCTCCGTAAGCCGTTTTTACTTTTCTTTCTTCCAGTCTTTCGATCAGGTTTCCTTTTTTAAGCTGATAATGAATCAGGTCTTCAATGGAAACAATTTTCATATCGTGTTTCTGTGCAAAAGCATAAAGATCCGGTAAACGTGACATGGTTCCGTCATCATTCATGATCTCACAGATCACTCCTCCTTCTTTCAATCCTGCAAGATGGGTTAAATCAATCGCAGCTTCAGTATGTCCTGCTCTTTTTAAAACACCTCCTTTTCTCGCACGTAACGGGAAAATATGTCCCGGTCTCATAAAGTCTGTAGGTTTAGACTTTTCGTCCATCAGAGCTAAAATAGTTTTGGCTCTGTCTCCTGCAGAAATCCCTGTAGAAGTTCCGTTTCCAAGAAGGTCAACTGATACGGTAAAAGCAGTTTCTTTAGGATCGCTGCTTCTGCTTACCATTACTTCAAGTCCTAATTCGTCGCATCTTTTTTCAGGAAGCGGCATACAGATTAGCCCTCTTCCGTGAAATGCCATAAAATTGATAATTTCCGGCGTTGTAAGTTCCGCCGCACAGAGAAAATCTCCTTCATTCTCTCTGTCTTCATCATCTACTACTATGATTATTTTACCATTTTTAAGGTCTTCAATAGCCTCTGGGATAGTATTTAATTTAATCTCAGACATGTTTACTTTTTATTTGTGCAAAGATACTCATAAAAATAAGCATCTGCCAATTAATATGGATGGTTTGTTACGCTTTGGATAATGAGTTTGCCGCCTCTCTGAAAATTTCATAAGATCTCAGTCTTTTCTGATGATCGTAAATATGAGAGTTAATAATCAGCTCATCTACATTGAATTTTTCCTGAAAATCTATAAGTTTTTTTTCAATTTCAGCCTGGTCCCCGATAAAGGTATATCTGAGTTTCTGAAGCACCATTGATTTTTCCATTGGTGACCATATTTCATCCATATCATCCACCGGCGGAGCAAAAGGTTTTCTGTCATTTCTCACAATGTTGATGAATGCCTGGAATAAGGTAGTTGAAATTTTATGGGCCTCTTCTGAAGTTTCTGCCGCCACACCATTAACGCATGCCATGATATAGGGTTTATCCAGTTGTTTTGAAGGCTGGAAATGTTCTCTGTAAATTTTAAATGCCATTTCCATTTGTTCCGGAGCAAAATGTCCCGCAAAAGCATAAGGCAGTCCTAATTCTGCGGCCAGCCATGCACTGTCTGTACTTGATCCCAGCATATAAAGTGGAATATCAAGTCCTTCTCCCGGAATCGCGCGAACCATCGCATCAGAATTTTCTTCAGAAAAATACCGTTGCAGCTCCAGAATCTGTCTTGGAAACTGTTCGTTAATAATGGCCGGGTTTCTTCCCAATGCCTGAGCGGTAAGCCCATCTGTTCCCGGTGCTCTTCCCAGTCCCAGGTCGATTCTTCCCGGAAAAAGAGACTCCAGGGTTCCGAACTGTTCGGCAATGATCAGTGAACTGTGGTTCGGAAGCATGACTCCTCCGGATCCTACTCTTATTGTTTTTGTTCCGTTGGCAATAAAACCAATCAGAACAGAAGTGGCTGAACTGGCAATACTTTCCATATTATGGTGTTCCGCAAGCCAGAATCTTTTATAGTGCAAACTTTCAGTATGATTTGCTAAAGACAAACTGTCCTGAAAGGTATCATGAATGCTTTTCCCCTGCTTTACCGGTGCAAGGTCTAAAACAGAAATTTCAAAATTTTTCATATTTTAAATTTTAGGTTTAAAACCAAACAAATTTAAAGCATAAAAACTGCATTAGTTACTTTTTGTAATTAATAAAACCGATCGATCACTTCAGTGAAAAACTATTGGAAAAATAGTTTTAGTTTCAAACTTTTATTTAAAGTAAAAATGCTTTATTAGCATTAATCATATATGAAACAAATGATTCCGGACTTGCTGACTAAATTCAAGACTTTTGCTAAAATATAAAACCCCTGTAAACTATGAAATCCAAAATATAACATATTAATTATAAAAAGTAACTTATATAATTATTCAGTTCAGGAAAAAATTATTGAATTCAATTTTGTAAATCAATTAAGTTTTTATTTGTAAACTCGTCAAAATACCTGAATTTTGTCATCTAATAACCAAACTGAAAACTATATGCAGAAAATAGTCCTCATCCTCATTTCATTTTTATTGATAAGCTGTTCTTTCAATCAGACTTTTTCAAACAGAGAATCTGATAAAAAGGATGCAGAGAAGATCTCAGAAAAATTCTATTGGGAAGAAAAATATGGCGGAAATCTAGACACTATTTATAATCTGTTCGGCGATAAATTCTTTGAAGTAACAGACAAAGAAAAATTGCTTAAGATCATCAATGCCTCTCAAAACGATATAGGACGGGTTGAAGAATATAATTTGGTAAAGTGGGAAACTTTGATTGTAAAAGGTTCTAATCCCAAAAGTGTATATATGCTGGCATATGAGGTTAAAAGAGGGACAAGCAAAACAGAAGAAATATTTTCTATGGAGAAAGACAAAAACGGAGATATTAAGATCGTAGGATACAGGGTCAATCAGGATCTTCTGACTAAATAAAAAACAGGCTGTTTCAATAATGAAACAGCCTGTTTTTTTTTATTGTTAAGCTTTATTTTTATCCTTCAGAAAATTATAATGATTAATCAGAATCCTGATCTCATTAAATTCAAAACTGCTCGGAAGTGCATTTTTCCAGTCACTCAGTGTTTCGTGAGGGTTTTTGTAAAATTCCGTTTCAAAAGCTTTGATTTTGTCTGAAGTAATTACTCTGGCAATATCCAGTAATCCCTGCTCGGCAAATTTAGCAAGATGTCCGATGACCGTTTCTTTTACCAGTCCTCTTTCCAGTGCAATTTCACCAATGGTTTTCCCCTGCTCAAATAACTGGAAGGTAAGAACCTGAGAAGGAACTTTAGCAATTTTCATGCTTATCTCCTTATCATTTTTTTCATCTAAAAGTTTAGTTTCCAGCAGGTAGGCTTCTTTCAGGCTGTTGAGATATTCCTCAATATCTTCCAGCCAGTTTCTGAATTCTTCGTTATACTGTTTCAGGCCTTTCGCCCCTTTGATTTCAGCATAAAATTCTTTCAGCGGATTAAAAACCTTATCACGGATCTCAACGAAAAAGAAGTTAACGGCTCCTTTCGTTTTATTTTCAATCTCAGACCATTCTTCTTTCTGCTCAATAAAATTGTTGACCTTCTGGGAAATCACTCTTTCCAGCTTTTCAAAAATTTTTCCGAGATTCACAATCTCATGTTTCAACTGAACATACAGCTGCTTGGTTTTAACGTGATCAATACTTTTTGTAGTAATAGAAAGCTGGTTCCAGTCTTCTACTTCCTTCAGAAACCACAGACAATTTACTGTACGAAGCACTTTTCTAATGCTGTAATCGTATTTTTCTTTATTCAGGATGGCTTCTACATTATCATTCGCAAGCGTATTCCCCTGAAACTGGAGAATTCTGTTATCTTTAAAAATAACATCAGGAGTAATCCTGGATTTTAAAACAATGCCTTCCAGGGTACGACATCTCGATAAAGCAACATATACCTGCCCTGCCGTAAAACTTTTCCCCGCATCAATGATCACCTTATCAAAAGTAAGTCCCTGACTTTTGTGAATCGTTACTGCCCAGGCCAGCTTGATCGGAAACTGCTCAAAGCTTCCCAATACTTCTTCCTGGATATTTTTTTCAGTATCGAGGAAATATTTTTTCTGTTCCCAGACTTCTCTTTTTACTGTAATTTCTCTTTCGCTGCCGTCCAGCACTACTTTAATTTCGTTTTCATCCAGTGCTGAAATTTCGCCCAGCTTTCCGTTAAAATATTTTTTCTCCCCGGAAATATCATTCCTGATGAACATCACCTGGGCACCGATCTTTAGTTCTAAAAACTGCTCGTTCGGATACTGGTTTTCTTTAAAATCACCAAAAAGTTTAGCTTCGTAGGTGTTGGGTGTTACTTTAATTTCAGCAAGCTTTTCCTGATTGATCTCATCCGCCATTTTATTATGCGAACACAGGTAAACGTAAGATTCGTTCCCCATGTCAAAATCGGGATCATATCTTTTGTTGAGAAGATCAAAATCTATATTGGCGGTATCTCCATCGCGGATAGCATTCAGAATTTCCAGGAAATCTTCATCGGATTGTCTGTATACTTTCGTTAATTCAATCGTTAGAAGAGGAATATCCTTCACTGCCAGGCTATCGAAAAAGAAAGGAGAATCATAGCATATCTTTAAAATATGTTCATCCCTTACCACTGGTGGCAGCTGATAAAGATCCCCTATGAACAGCATCTGAACCCCGCCGAACCGCTGATTATTTCGTCTGATGAAGCGCAGCGAAAAATCCATCATATCCAGAACATCGGCTCTGAGCATGGAAACCTCATCAATAATAAGAACCTCTATTTCTCTTAAAAGCTTAAGCTTATCCTTTCTGTACTTAAAATGGGGCATCAGATCGGCGATATTATTCGCTAAACTTCCGTCGATACGGTCCGTGGTTGGTAAAAAAGTTCTTAAAGGCAGCCCAAACATGGAATGAATGGTTACTCCTCCCGCATTAATGGCAGCAATTCCCGTAGGAGCCACTACAATATACTTCTTCTTCGTCCTTTTTACAAAATCATTGAGAAAGGTCGTTTTGCCGGTTCCTGCTTTCCCCGTAAGAAAAACACTTCTGTTGGTATGCTCTATTAAGTCAAAAAAATGATTGTTCATCGCTTCAAAAATACGGAAAATGAATTTGATTTTCTTACCTTGGCATAACTTTTGGAAATTCTCAAACAGAACATAATTTTTTATGAAAAAAGTTTTCATCCATATCCCGATATTATTATTTTGCACTACCATTACATTAGTTTCCTGCAATGCATCTAAAAATGCAGGTACTGATCTTCCTAAAGATATTTCCCAGAGACCTGCTGATGAAGACAGCCAAAGATATGATCAGGCCCAACTGGATAAATTAAAAGCCTCCATAGAATCTGAAGCATCTGAAAAATGTACTAATGCTTCGGACTGGACCTTTGCTCCAATGGGGGCCAAAGCCTGTGGGGGCCCGATGCTGTATATTGCTTATCCAAAAAAAATAGAAACTTCCATCCTGCCAAGGATCAATGTGTATACAGAAAAGGTAAAAGCATTTAATGAAAAATACAACATCACTTCCGACTGTATGATGATAATGCCTCCAACAGCAGTAAAATGTTCCGCTGGAAAGGCAATTCTTATTACGGAACAGCGATAGAAAAAAATCAAAGCAAAGGTTATATATCCCGTTGAATTATTCAACAACAAACTCGCTCAGGAGTTTATACTAAGGATTAAAACGAAAGCTCCGTCAATTGACAGAGCTTTTAATTTTTTTTATATAGTTTCTATAAAGTCTATAACGCTTCAATACTATCCTTCCACTTCTTTCACATTCTCCTTATACCATGAAGAATATTTCACATAATTATCTGCAATCCTATTTACTTCTCCCTCCAGCAGCTGTGCAGAGATATCTTTAATTTTTTTGGCAGGTACTCCTCCCCAAACTTCCCCGGATTTGATATGGGTTCCCTGCGTTACCACAGACCCCGCTCCTACAATAGAATTTTCTTCTATCAGGCAGTCATCCATTACAATAGCTCCCATCCCAATCAGGACGTTATCTTTTACCGTGCATCCATGAACAATGGCATTGTGACCAATGGAAACATTATTCCCGATATTCAAAGGGTGCTTCTGATAGGTACAGTGCAGCATGGCGTTATCCTGTACATTAACTTTATCTCCCATTTTGATGTAGTGAACATCCCCTCTGATCACGGCATTATACCAGATACTGCAGTTCTCACCCATTGTTACATCTCCTATAATGGTTGCTGTTTCCGCTAAAAAAGTTCCCTCACCAATCTGAGGCATTTTCCCTAAAAGTTCTTTTATGATTGCCATAATTTTAATTTGATAATTTGAAAATATATTAATTTGAAATCATGAATTCTGCCAATATCTAACGATTGTCTGAAAATATACGAGTTGAAAATATCGATTTCCTTCCATCTCTATACTCTAACTTCTAATTTTAAATGACTGTGATAGCAAAAATCTAAATTCAAATCTCTAAGTTCTAAATTCTAATTGCGTATTTTTGTATCTCAAATTTAACGAAAAAATGCGTACAATACTTATAGAACCAACCGAAAACCCGAAAGTGATGAAATTTGTTGCAGATTACAATCTGATTCCGGGGTCTTTAGAGTTGGACAGAAGTTCAGATATTTCAGAAATTCCAATGGCACAGGAACTTTTCAATTATCCTTTTGTGGAAAGAGTTTTCATTACTGCCAATTTTGTAGCAGTAGCCAAACAGGATACTATTGAATGGGAACATGTGGCGGAAAGTCTGAAAAATGTTATCGAGGATGAATTACTGGCTAATCCAAGAATTTATCTTCAGAAGAAAAAAGAGATGTACCAGATTTATGCTGAGATGACTCCTAATCCGAATGTGATGAAATTCGTTTCCAGCAAACTGTTATTAGAAGGTTTTGTGGAAGTAAAATCAAGAGAGGCTGCAGATGGAGTTCCATTAGCACAGGCTATTTTCAAAGAGTTTGATTTTGCTAAAGAAGTTTTCATCTCTGACAATTTTGTTGCGGTAACAAGAGATAATTCTGTAGAATGGCATGAAGTGATGATGGCAGTCCGCGCTTTAATTGCAGAATACCTTCAGAACGGAGGAGAAATTTCAAATCTTGAACCTCAAAAACATGAGAATCCGGTTGAAAAGATCATCAACAGAGATTATACCGAGGATGAGCAGAAAATTTCTGATATTTTAAATGAATATGTTGCTCCTGCAGTAGAAAACGACGGCGGGAAAATTTCACTGATGGAATACGATCAGGAAAGTAAAACAGCCAAGATGCTTCTACAGGGAGCCTGTTCAGGATGCCCAAGCTCAACAGCTACTCTGAAAAACGGTATTGAAAATATTCTGAAACAGTTTGTTCCTGATCTGGTAGAAAGAGTAGAAGCTGTGAATGGATAAACGTTGTAGCGTTTAAGCTAAAAACCTTCAATTTCCAATATTAACTGAAATATACATCACTAAAATAAAAAGTTTTGCAGAAAGAATCCCGAAATTCAAAGAAAGGAATTTTATTGGTCAATTTAGGATCACCCAGATCTACGGCAGTAAACGATGTAAAGGAGTATCTTGATGAATTTTTAATGGATGAAAGGGTTATTGATTACCGCTGGATCTTCCGTGCACTTCTTGTTCAGGGTATCATCCTGAAAACAAGACCTGCCAAATCTGCAGAAGCCTATAAAACCGTGTGGACGGATCAAGGCTCTCCTTTGATCGTTATTACTGAAAAAATTCAGAAAAAACTTCAGAAGCTGGTAGATGTTCCCGTAGAAATCGGAATGCGTTACGCACAACCAAGCATTGAAGCAGGAATTCAGAGATTAGTGGATCAAGGAGTTTCTGAAATCGTTCTTTTCCCTTTGTACCCGCAATATGCAATGAGTACAACAGAAACGGTTATTGAAAAAGCAGAAGAAGTACGGAAAAAGAAATTTCCTACCGTAAAAATCAATTATATTCAGCCTTTCTACAACAGAGATATTTACATTAATTGCCTAGCAGAAAGCATTAAGGAAAAGCTTCCTGAAAATTTTGATGCCCTGCAGTTCTCCTATCATGGGGTTCCGGAAAGGCATATTTATAAAACAGACCCGTCGAAGACCTGTAAAATTGATGATGCCAACTGTATCAACAGCCAGGTGGATACTCATAATGCTTATTGCTACAGACATCAGTGTTATAAAACTACTGAGGCTGTTATAGCTAAAATGGGACTTCCAAAAGAAAAAACCATCGTTTCTTTCCAGTCAAGGCTGGGGAAAGATAAATGGATAGAACCTTATACGGATGAAACTTTAGAAACCATTCCTGGAAAAGGTATTAAAAACCTTGCAGTGGTGTGTCCGGCTTTCGTTTCAGACTGTCTGGAAACGCTGGAGGAAATTTCAGTGGAAGGTAAAGAGCAGTTCCAGCATGCTGGCGGAGAAAACTTCCATTACATTCCATGTCTGAATGATGAAGACCGCTGGATAGAGGTTGTAAAGACACTCTGTGAAGAAAAGTTGAATGACTTTTATCTGGTTTAAAATACAAAGAACTGCCATATCAGGCAGTTCTTTTTTAATCTGAGAAATCTGTGGAAAACAAATGAGACGTCTTTATTGACATCTCTTATTATTTTAATAATTCAAAGTTTTATTTAGCTCCCACAGGTGTTCTGAATTCCCCGTATCCCATCAATCCATCATAACTTCGTCCGAAAGGTGCATAATATAGAAATGCCTGGTACAGGTTTTCTGTCTGCCAGAAATTTCCGTTGATCTCGCCGAAGTTCAGGCTGCCATTACTTTCTTTGGTGGCCAGAATGTAATTATAGAATCCTTGTTTCAGGAATATTTTAGCCACATATTTTTTGCTGGCTGCATCGTAATGCATCTGGTTTTCTTTGGAGGGGGTGAAATTATTAAAACCGCCCAAAACATAGATCTCTTTATCTGCAGGATCAGAATCCAAAGAAAAATAAACCCAAGAATAATCGGCCTCCCTGTCTGCATTTCTTTCCAGACCCAGGTCATTTCTTCTGTAATACCACGCACCGTTCACATCCGGCTGATACTGGTAGTTAAGAGGAAAAGCCCAAACGGAATGCAGATAAGTCTGATTGACACCGTCTTTTAATTCTGTGGCACGAACCATGTCCGCTGCCATATTCATATTTTTGTTATCGAAATAATAGAATTCATTGTTACCCGGGAAAGTAAGGCTCATTTGCTGGAAAAGCAGCTGGTTTCCTAATGTAGTACTTGGTTTCAAATTATTGACTGTTACATTCGGGTTGTTATTCTGCATCACATTAAGAGACATAGAATTCACATTGGAAGAAAGATCTCCTCCTTTTGAAACAACTTTTGCCTCTACCCTCTGGTTGATATTCGGATTTTTCGCATCAGCAATTCTTGAAATGTTCAGTGCTATCGTAGCCGCATCTTCCACGACATAAAATCTTCTTTTAAAAAGAGGTCTTTCAGCAGAATCCTTATAAACGATCAACTCAAAATTTCCGGAGATCTTCGGCTGTATCTTATCATTCGGAAATGTCAGCTTATAATGAGTATAAGGCTGAATGGTATTGAAAGAATACTGGAACTGATCCAGCAGTCCGTTCAGACTTCCGGTGGCAAATTCCGTAAAGAAAAGATTATCATCATTCCAGTTCCGGTCGTAATGTTTGATGGTATATCTGTAAATTTCGCTGGCATTGGTAAGATCATCAAATCTGAGAACCAGCTGTTCACCGAATTTTATTACCGGGGTTTCGTCATTGGTCTGTGGATTAAACAGCTGTATGCTCTGGATATTCTGCCCAAAAGCCAGTCCGCTCAAAGAAAGTAAAAATATGCGCAAAGTTTTCATTATGACGAAGATAACGAAAAATCGGGATTTTCTTAATAATATCGTACTTTTGAATAAAAAATATCCGATATGCTTCAGATTCAAGGTTTCGTATTCAATTTTGCGAGCGAAAACACTTATATTCTATACAACGAAAACAAAAATGCATGGTTAATTGATCCCGGAAATATGAGTCCGCAGGAAACCCAGGTGATTGATCATTTCATCACGGAAAACGGACTGCATATTCAGAAAATTCTGCTTACTCATGCTCATATCGATCATGTTTTGGGGCTTCAGTGGGCTTTTGATCAATTTAAAGTTCCGGTTTATCTGCACCAGGAAGATCAGGAAGTATTGGATATGCTTCAGGCAAGCGGGATGAGATTCGGGATGAATATCGATCCTGTGAAAGTAGAAACCCAATATGTTACGGAAGGTGAGGAACTTGATCTGGACGGAGAAAAATTCAAGATTTATCATGTTCCGGGACATTCTCCGGGAAGTGTGGTATATCACAATGAAAATCAGAAATTCATGATCTCCGGAGATGTACTTTTTGAAGGCAGCATCGGAAGAACAGATCTTTATAAAGGAAATTACGAGCAGCTGATTGACGGCATCAAAACAAAACTTTTCGTACTGGATCCTGAAACACAGGTTTTCTCCGGCCATGGAAATCCTACATCAATTGGTTTTGAGAAGCAGTACAATCCTTTTTTTAAGTAAAAAACTGAGTCCGGGTTAAGGAATTTAGAGATAAAAAGGCTTGAGGAGTGGATCAGATTACAGAGAAATTAAAAAACTTAAGAAAACCCGCTAAGGGGAAAAGTATTTAAAGAAATGGAAAATTCTATAAAAATAGGAAGTCATTATTACGATCTGAACATCAAACATTTCTGTTTTGAACGGGAACAGTCACTCAGTTATATCAATGATCTGCCCCTTCTGAACCAGTTTCTTAATCTGACCTCTGCCAGTTTTTCCTGTTCAAATCTCAATGATGAAGGGTTAGCTCATATATCCGATTGCTATAAAATTGAATATTTGGATGTACAGGACACTGAAATTACCAATGAAGGGATAAAGCATATCAAAAATCTGAACAATTTAAAATACCTCAGGTTAAAAGAAAATTCACAGCTTACCAACGACTGTATTCCGGATCTGGCAGCATTAGATTTTTTATTCGACTTGCAAATTCATGAAACATCAATTGATGAAGAGGGGTTGAAAAAATTTGTTGCTCTGAAAAATTTAGAAATTTACTGCTTCCTGGAAAATATCTGCATCCACGTACGGGACAACAATTATACATTTGAAGGACTTTTAGATATATCAAGAAAAATTCCAGACTGCGCTATTTTAGCAAAGGGTAACGGAGAATTCCTTAATGGTACATTTGATGGAAAATGGCGCCATTAGAAGATGGAGTAAAAAAAATAAAACCGTCAGTACATAGGTTCTGACGGTTTCCTGTTATAAAGAAATAGAAGTATTAAAAATCTAAAGTAATAGAAGCTCTGGCAGCAGCCCCCAAAATAGGTCTTGCCATTCTGATATTGGTTCCTGTTACCGTCTGTGATCTTGGATCTCCTTCTGTAATTCCAATGGTATTAAAGATATTGGTTCCGTCTACGGCAAAACGTATTTTTCCAAGCTGGTAAGACATTCCGGCCCCGAATTCTGTGAAAGAAGGCAGAATATTATCAGCTGTATTGCCTTCATTCTGGAAACGTTTTCCGTAATAGTTCATGCTTACATAAGCTCTCCACTCCTTGGTAATATTCACTGCCGGAGAAATATTGAAATAGAATTTAGGCATTCTTCTTACGGTGTTGCCGTCATAATCAAACGTAGTTCCGTTTGCATTTCTTCCTGTAAAATCCTTGTATTTCGGATTCTGAATGGTTCCGTTAAAGGTCACCTCAAGAATATTGTTGAAGAGTCTTGTATACCCTTCGATCTCTACTCCAAGGTTGGTGGTATTGGCGAATTTATTTTCAGAAGTTCCGTCTGAGAATACATCGGTGAATGAAAGATCTTTAAGCGTGGAATAGAAAGGAATTACCCCGATATCAAAGTTTCTCGAATAATATTTATAGCCTATTTCAAGCTGATTGGTACGAACCGGCTTGATCTGGTCCAGATTTGCCATATTGTTATAGTACGCTTCTTCATTCGGAGATCTGAAACCGTGAGAGAAACGGGCGTATACTGCATTTCCTCTGTTGATCTTATAGTTCGCAGCCATAGTATAAGATACTTTGTTGATGTCATAA
This region of Chryseobacterium vaccae genomic DNA includes:
- the ribB gene encoding 3,4-dihydroxy-2-butanone-4-phosphate synthase, translating into MSEIKLNTIPEAIEDLKNGKIIIVVDDEDRENEGDFLCAAELTTPEIINFMAFHGRGLICMPLPEKRCDELGLEVMVSRSSDPKETAFTVSVDLLGNGTSTGISAGDRAKTILALMDEKSKPTDFMRPGHIFPLRARKGGVLKRAGHTEAAIDLTHLAGLKEGGVICEIMNDDGTMSRLPDLYAFAQKHDMKIVSIEDLIHYQLKKGNLIERLEERKVKTAYGDYDFFAFRETSNDQIHFALTKGAWTVDEPVLVRVQSSDSYFDVLTRLNNGEKPLLEKVTNMVNEAGKGAIIFINNVSNSENTLRKLQQFLNYQDGQEQHPTLAYNYRDYGIGTQILKNLGINKFKVITQNPNIKPQVGGYDVEVTELVQL
- a CDS encoding LLM class flavin-dependent oxidoreductase, whose amino-acid sequence is MKNFEISVLDLAPVKQGKSIHDTFQDSLSLANHTESLHYKRFWLAEHHNMESIASSATSVLIGFIANGTKTIRVGSGGVMLPNHSSLIIAEQFGTLESLFPGRIDLGLGRAPGTDGLTAQALGRNPAIINEQFPRQILELQRYFSEENSDAMVRAIPGEGLDIPLYMLGSSTDSAWLAAELGLPYAFAGHFAPEQMEMAFKIYREHFQPSKQLDKPYIMACVNGVAAETSEEAHKISTTLFQAFINIVRNDRKPFAPPVDDMDEIWSPMEKSMVLQKLRYTFIGDQAEIEKKLIDFQEKFNVDELIINSHIYDHQKRLRSYEIFREAANSLSKA
- a CDS encoding helix-turn-helix domain-containing protein, which translates into the protein MNNHFFDLIEHTNRSVFLTGKAGTGKTTFLNDFVKRTKKKYIVVAPTGIAAINAGGVTIHSMFGLPLRTFLPTTDRIDGSLANNIADLMPHFKYRKDKLKLLREIEVLIIDEVSMLRADVLDMMDFSLRFIRRNNQRFGGVQMLFIGDLYQLPPVVRDEHILKICYDSPFFFDSLAVKDIPLLTIELTKVYRQSDEDFLEILNAIRDGDTANIDFDLLNKRYDPDFDMGNESYVYLCSHNKMADEINQEKLAEIKVTPNTYEAKLFGDFKENQYPNEQFLELKIGAQVMFIRNDISGEKKYFNGKLGEISALDENEIKVVLDGSEREITVKREVWEQKKYFLDTEKNIQEEVLGSFEQFPIKLAWAVTIHKSQGLTFDKVIIDAGKSFTAGQVYVALSRCRTLEGIVLKSRITPDVIFKDNRILQFQGNTLANDNVEAILNKEKYDYSIRKVLRTVNCLWFLKEVEDWNQLSITTKSIDHVKTKQLYVQLKHEIVNLGKIFEKLERVISQKVNNFIEQKEEWSEIENKTKGAVNFFFVEIRDKVFNPLKEFYAEIKGAKGLKQYNEEFRNWLEDIEEYLNSLKEAYLLETKLLDEKNDKEISMKIAKVPSQVLTFQLFEQGKTIGEIALERGLVKETVIGHLAKFAEQGLLDIARVITSDKIKAFETEFYKNPHETLSDWKNALPSSFEFNEIRILINHYNFLKDKNKA
- a CDS encoding gamma carbonic anhydrase family protein, with protein sequence MAIIKELLGKMPQIGEGTFLAETATIIGDVTMGENCSIWYNAVIRGDVHYIKMGDKVNVQDNAMLHCTYQKHPLNIGNNVSIGHNAIVHGCTVKDNVLIGMGAIVMDDCLIEENSIVGAGSVVTQGTHIKSGEVWGGVPAKKIKDISAQLLEGEVNRIADNYVKYSSWYKENVKEVEG
- a CDS encoding NifU family protein, producing MRTILIEPTENPKVMKFVADYNLIPGSLELDRSSDISEIPMAQELFNYPFVERVFITANFVAVAKQDTIEWEHVAESLKNVIEDELLANPRIYLQKKKEMYQIYAEMTPNPNVMKFVSSKLLLEGFVEVKSREAADGVPLAQAIFKEFDFAKEVFISDNFVAVTRDNSVEWHEVMMAVRALIAEYLQNGGEISNLEPQKHENPVEKIINRDYTEDEQKISDILNEYVAPAVENDGGKISLMEYDQESKTAKMLLQGACSGCPSSTATLKNGIENILKQFVPDLVERVEAVNG
- the hemH gene encoding ferrochelatase — encoded protein: MQKESRNSKKGILLVNLGSPRSTAVNDVKEYLDEFLMDERVIDYRWIFRALLVQGIILKTRPAKSAEAYKTVWTDQGSPLIVITEKIQKKLQKLVDVPVEIGMRYAQPSIEAGIQRLVDQGVSEIVLFPLYPQYAMSTTETVIEKAEEVRKKKFPTVKINYIQPFYNRDIYINCLAESIKEKLPENFDALQFSYHGVPERHIYKTDPSKTCKIDDANCINSQVDTHNAYCYRHQCYKTTEAVIAKMGLPKEKTIVSFQSRLGKDKWIEPYTDETLETIPGKGIKNLAVVCPAFVSDCLETLEEISVEGKEQFQHAGGENFHYIPCLNDEDRWIEVVKTLCEEKLNDFYLV
- a CDS encoding type IX secretion system plug protein yields the protein MKTLRIFLLSLSGLAFGQNIQSIQLFNPQTNDETPVIKFGEQLVLRFDDLTNASEIYRYTIKHYDRNWNDDNLFFTEFATGSLNGLLDQFQYSFNTIQPYTHYKLTFPNDKIQPKISGNFELIVYKDSAERPLFKRRFYVVEDAATIALNISRIADAKNPNINQRVEAKVVSKGGDLSSNVNSMSLNVMQNNNPNVTVNNLKPSTTLGNQLLFQQMSLTFPGNNEFYYFDNKNMNMAADMVRATELKDGVNQTYLHSVWAFPLNYQYQPDVNGAWYYRRNDLGLERNADREADYSWVYFSLDSDPADKEIYVLGGFNNFTPSKENQMHYDAASKKYVAKIFLKQGFYNYILATKESNGSLNFGEINGNFWQTENLYQAFLYYAPFGRSYDGLMGYGEFRTPVGAK
- a CDS encoding MBL fold metallo-hydrolase, which produces MLQIQGFVFNFASENTYILYNENKNAWLIDPGNMSPQETQVIDHFITENGLHIQKILLTHAHIDHVLGLQWAFDQFKVPVYLHQEDQEVLDMLQASGMRFGMNIDPVKVETQYVTEGEELDLDGEKFKIYHVPGHSPGSVVYHNENQKFMISGDVLFEGSIGRTDLYKGNYEQLIDGIKTKLFVLDPETQVFSGHGNPTSIGFEKQYNPFFK